In a genomic window of Punica granatum isolate Tunisia-2019 chromosome 6, ASM765513v2, whole genome shotgun sequence:
- the LOC116210506 gene encoding F-box only protein 6 isoform X2, whose amino-acid sequence MEWRWCFLDVDDGSLEYCSPVMAAGKSRSSLKNLDPCTPPPTKKSRKERNHGKLAANSAASGEVLEREIWKEFPEDLYEAVIARLPIPAFFRFRAVCRKWNSLLESQSFSQHCAEVRRGSPWFYTITHENVNSGAIYDSASKKWHHHPSISSLPSKMIVLPVTSAGGLVCFIDIGHKNFYVCNPLMRSTRELPPRSVRIWSRIAVGMTLNTRSGTYKIVWLGCDGECEVYDSLRNSWARTGSMPSSIKLPLSLNFRSQTVSIGDTLYFMRSDPDGIVSYNTATGSWKQFIIPLPTHLTDHTLAECEGRIILAGLLTKNAATCVCIWELQRMTLLWKEVDRMPNLLCLEFYGKHVRMTCLGNRGLLMLSLRSRQMNRLVTYDVATGEWVKLPGCTVPRGSGRKRQWIACGTAFHPCLTAVP is encoded by the exons ATGGAGTGGAG GTGGTGCTTTCTTGATGTTGATGATGGCTCCTTAGAATACTGTAGTCCTGTGATGGCAGCTGGAAAGTCCAGATCGAGTTTGAAGAATTTGGATCCCTGCACGCCACCGCCTACCAAGAAATCTAGGAAGGAGCGTAACCACGGCAAATTGGCGGCAAATAGTGCCGCTTCAGGTGAGGTCTTGGAGCGAGAAATTTGGAAGGAATTTCCTGAAGACCTTTATGAAGCTGTCATTGCAAGACTTCCTATTCCTGCATTTTTCCGCTTCCGTGCTGTCTGTCGGAAATGGAATTCCTTGCTTGAGTCCCAGAGCTTCTCTCAGCACTGTGCTGAGGTTCGAAGAGGCTCCCCATGGTTCTACACCATCACCCATGAGAACGTGAATTCTGGGGCCATATACGACTCTGCCTCAAAGAAGTGGCACCACCACCCAAGCATCTCTTCCCTGCCATCAAAGATGATTGTACTGCCTGTGACTTCAGCTGGGGGGCTCGTGTGCTTCATTGACATTGGCCACAAGAATTTCTACGTTTGCAATCCTCTTATGCGGTCCACCAGAGAGCTTCCTCCCCGGTCAGTCCGTATCTGGTCTCGTATTGCCGTGGGAATGACTCTGAACACCAGGAGCGGTACCTACAAAATTGTGTGGTTGGGTTGTGATGGAGAGTGTGAGGTCTACGACTCACTGAGGAACTCATGGGCCCGAACTGGGAGCATGCCCTCTAGCATTAAACTTCCGCTGTCGCTCAACTTCAg GTCGCAGACCGTCTCTATTGGTGATACACTATACTTCATGCGCTCAGATCCCGACGGAATCGTGTCTTACAACACGGCCACTGGGTCATGGAAGCAGTTCATAATTCCGCTTCCAACCCATCTAACCGACCACACCCTTGCTGAGTGTGAGGGTAGGATCATCCTCGCAGGCCTGCTCACAAAGAATGCGGCCACGTGCGTGTGCATATGGGAGCTGCAGAGGATGACGCTCTTGTGGAAGGAGGTTGACAGAATGCCAAACTTGTTGTGCTTAGAGTTCTATGGGAAGCACGTCCGGATGACCTGCCTTGGGAACAGGGGATTGCTCATGCTGTCCCTCAGGTCGAGGCAGATGAACCGTCTCGTCACGTACGATGTGGCGACTGGGGAGTGGGTGAAGCTGCCCGGGTGCACGGTGCCACGTGGCAGTGGGAGGAAGAGGCAGTGGATTGCCTGTGGAACTGCCTTCCACCCTTGCCTAACTGCCGTGCCTTAG
- the LOC116210506 gene encoding F-box only protein 6 isoform X1: MEVELAMLRQLIGQLQELSDLYGSHYHLLPRDHCPLDNNRWCFLDVDDGSLEYCSPVMAAGKSRSSLKNLDPCTPPPTKKSRKERNHGKLAANSAASGEVLEREIWKEFPEDLYEAVIARLPIPAFFRFRAVCRKWNSLLESQSFSQHCAEVRRGSPWFYTITHENVNSGAIYDSASKKWHHHPSISSLPSKMIVLPVTSAGGLVCFIDIGHKNFYVCNPLMRSTRELPPRSVRIWSRIAVGMTLNTRSGTYKIVWLGCDGECEVYDSLRNSWARTGSMPSSIKLPLSLNFRSQTVSIGDTLYFMRSDPDGIVSYNTATGSWKQFIIPLPTHLTDHTLAECEGRIILAGLLTKNAATCVCIWELQRMTLLWKEVDRMPNLLCLEFYGKHVRMTCLGNRGLLMLSLRSRQMNRLVTYDVATGEWVKLPGCTVPRGSGRKRQWIACGTAFHPCLTAVP; this comes from the exons GTGGTGCTTTCTTGATGTTGATGATGGCTCCTTAGAATACTGTAGTCCTGTGATGGCAGCTGGAAAGTCCAGATCGAGTTTGAAGAATTTGGATCCCTGCACGCCACCGCCTACCAAGAAATCTAGGAAGGAGCGTAACCACGGCAAATTGGCGGCAAATAGTGCCGCTTCAGGTGAGGTCTTGGAGCGAGAAATTTGGAAGGAATTTCCTGAAGACCTTTATGAAGCTGTCATTGCAAGACTTCCTATTCCTGCATTTTTCCGCTTCCGTGCTGTCTGTCGGAAATGGAATTCCTTGCTTGAGTCCCAGAGCTTCTCTCAGCACTGTGCTGAGGTTCGAAGAGGCTCCCCATGGTTCTACACCATCACCCATGAGAACGTGAATTCTGGGGCCATATACGACTCTGCCTCAAAGAAGTGGCACCACCACCCAAGCATCTCTTCCCTGCCATCAAAGATGATTGTACTGCCTGTGACTTCAGCTGGGGGGCTCGTGTGCTTCATTGACATTGGCCACAAGAATTTCTACGTTTGCAATCCTCTTATGCGGTCCACCAGAGAGCTTCCTCCCCGGTCAGTCCGTATCTGGTCTCGTATTGCCGTGGGAATGACTCTGAACACCAGGAGCGGTACCTACAAAATTGTGTGGTTGGGTTGTGATGGAGAGTGTGAGGTCTACGACTCACTGAGGAACTCATGGGCCCGAACTGGGAGCATGCCCTCTAGCATTAAACTTCCGCTGTCGCTCAACTTCAg GTCGCAGACCGTCTCTATTGGTGATACACTATACTTCATGCGCTCAGATCCCGACGGAATCGTGTCTTACAACACGGCCACTGGGTCATGGAAGCAGTTCATAATTCCGCTTCCAACCCATCTAACCGACCACACCCTTGCTGAGTGTGAGGGTAGGATCATCCTCGCAGGCCTGCTCACAAAGAATGCGGCCACGTGCGTGTGCATATGGGAGCTGCAGAGGATGACGCTCTTGTGGAAGGAGGTTGACAGAATGCCAAACTTGTTGTGCTTAGAGTTCTATGGGAAGCACGTCCGGATGACCTGCCTTGGGAACAGGGGATTGCTCATGCTGTCCCTCAGGTCGAGGCAGATGAACCGTCTCGTCACGTACGATGTGGCGACTGGGGAGTGGGTGAAGCTGCCCGGGTGCACGGTGCCACGTGGCAGTGGGAGGAAGAGGCAGTGGATTGCCTGTGGAACTGCCTTCCACCCTTGCCTAACTGCCGTGCCTTAG
- the LOC116210507 gene encoding stress-associated endoplasmic reticulum protein 2-like → MTTSRRLADRKVYRFEKNITRRGSVPETNTKKGKDYPVGPLLLGFFVFVVIGSSLFQIIRTATSGGMA, encoded by the exons ATG ACGACTTCAAGGCGTCTTGCAGATAGGAAGGTGTACAGGTTTGAAAAGAACATCACAAGAAGAGGATCTGTCCCTGAAACCAACACCAAAAAGGGGAAGGACTATCCAGTTGGCCCGCTGCTTTTGGGGTTCTTCGTCTTTGTAGTCATCGGCTCAT CGCTGTTCCAGATAATCAGAACTGCAACGAGTGGGGGTATGGCATGA
- the LOC116211207 gene encoding uncharacterized protein LOC116211207: MECNKDEATRAKEIAEKKFTAKDMAGAKKFALKAQSLYPELEGINQLLATLNVYVSAENKVHGESDWYGILGVSPMADEETIRKQFRKLALVLHPDKNKSIGADGAFKLISEALSMLSDKVKRAAYDQKRRARIFQRVSTATARSTGPPPGANGFSSFTKRTNPPPSTKVHKAASERAGHSQSSQKQQPGTFWTVCHRCKTQFEYLRAYVNHNLLCPNCRVPFYAVERSPPTLNGNVSSKPWNFSLHQKGGKNQASSKGAVNKGGNNMASSGGHDSSTQQTFHWAPFKGAGNGASTAAQAATVVQQAYEQAKRVREEAQAASKREETLRRKQAHKKGSGPAGTALTASSYTAAKRSTGDNDVNNHAATITDQTGVQSGFGGAGVIQSFASKQGNLEMSRFGGTVKLNMFREVPQNELQRILVEKARTKIRQKLDEWGGAVKVNREDRKEDHSKVEEEPLAEVNSEKAGTKARASKVVSGINVPDSDFHDFDLDRTEKSFGENEIWAAYDGNDGMPRYYALIQNVISLHPFKLQISWLNSKSNTEFGSLSWVGLGFMKTCGEFRVGKYETNSSLNSFSHKVRWMKGARGVICIYPRKGDVWALYRNWSPDWNETTTGDIIHKYDMVEVLEDYDEERGGVTVVPLVKVAGFKTVFCRHLDPKEIRRIPREEMFRFSHHVPSRLLTGKEARGAPRGCWELDPAATPLELIHATTVTVQETENRETFVNEGTSDIEYDVRAVKRRKKNGEESGAPEIIDVEDYLQTNSK, from the coding sequence ATGGAGTGTAATAAAGATGAGGCCACGAGGGCAAAGGAGATTGCGGAGAAGAAGTTCACGGCAAAGGACATGGCGGGGGCAAAGAAATTCGCCCTCAAGGCTCAAAGTTTGTATCCTGAGCTTGAGGGCATCAACCAATTGTTGGCCACGCTGAATGTGTATGTTAGTGCAGAGAACAAAGTTCATGGCGAATCAGATTGGTATGGAATACTCGGTGTGAGTCCAATGGCCGATGAAGAGACCATAAGAAAACAGTTCAGGAAGCTCGCTCTAGTGCTGCACCCTGATAAGAACAAGTCCATTGGAGCCGATGGAGCATTTAAGCTCATCTCTGAGGCATTGAGTATGCTGTCAGATAAGGTTAAGAGAGCAGCATATGACCAAAAGAGACGGGCCAGGATATTCCAGAGGGTTTCAACTGCGACTGCCAGGTCAACTGGCCCTCCTCCAGGTGCCAATGGCTTTTCCAGTTTCACGAAACGTACGAATCCTCCCCCTAGCACGAAGGTGCACAAGGCCGCTTCTGAGCGAGCGGGCCATTCTCAATCTTCTCAGAAGCAACAGCCCGGTACCTTTTGGACTGTTTGTCATCGTTGCAAGACCCAATTTGAGTACCTCAGGGCATATGTCAACCACAATCTCTTATGCCCAAATTGCCGCGTGCCATTCTACGCAGTAGAAAGAAGCCCGCCAACTTTAAACGGTAATGTATCGTCAAAACCCTGGAATTTTTCTCTTCATCAGAAAGGTGGGAAAAATCAGGCAAGTAGTAAGGGGGCAGTAAATAAAGGAGGCAACAACATGGCTTCTTCTGGTGGTCATGATTCCTCCACCCAACAGACCTTCCATTGGGCCCCATTCAAGGGTGCCGGTAATGGTGCTTCAACTGCTGCTCAGGCTGCGACTGTGGTGCAGCAGGCATACGAGCAAGCGAAGAGGGTGAGGGAGGAGGCACAGGCAGCTTCAAAGAGAGAGGAGACCCTCAGAAGAAAGCAGGCGCACAAAAAAGGTAGTGGACCTGCTGGCACGGCGCTTACTGCTAGCTCTTATACTGCTGCAAAGCGAAGTACAGGTGATAACGATGTGAATAATCATGCAGCAACCATTACTGATCAGACAGGAGTTCAGAGTGGATTTGGTGGAGCAGGTGTGATTCAATCTTTTGCTTCGAAACAAGGAAATTTGGAAATGAGTAGGTTCGGTGGAACAGTTAAGCTCAATATGTTTAGAGAAGTACCTCAGAATGAATTACAGAGAATACTTGTTGAGAAGGCTAGGACAAAAATTCGCCAAAAACTAGATGAATGGGGAGGTGCTGTTAAAGTGAACAGGGAAGACAGGAAAGAGGATCATAGTAAAGTGGAAGAGGAACCTTTAGCAGAAGTCAACTCAGAAAAAGCAGGGACTAAAGCTCGTGCTTCAAAGGTGGTTTCAGGCATCAATGTACCAGACTCAGATTTCCATGATTTTGACTTAGACCGGACCGAGAAATCATTTGGAGAGAATGAGATTTGGGCTGCGTACGATGGTAATGATGGAATGCCTCGATATTATGCTCTCATTCAGAATGTCATCTCCTTGCATCCTTTCAAGTTGCAGATTAGTTGGCTCAATTCGAAGAGTAACACCGAGTTTGGGTCCTTGAGTTGGGTTGGTTTAGGTTTCATGAAAACCTGCGGGGAATTTAGAGTTGGCAAATATGAGACTAACAGCTCACTTAATTCTTTTTCGCACAAGGTCAGGTGGATGAAAGGTGCTCGAGGGGTCATCTGTATATATCCAAGAAAAGGCGATGTTTGGGCTCTCTACAGGAACTGGTCCCCCGACTGGAACGAGACCACCACAGGTGACATTATTCATAAGTACGATATGGTGGAAGTTCTTGAGGACTATGATGAAGAGCGAGGAGGGGTGACTGTTGTTCCCTTAGTTAAGGTTGCTGGGTTTAAGACGGTATTTTGCCGACATTTGGACCCGAAGGAGATCAGAAGAATCCCAAGAGAGGAGATGTTCCGATTCTCTCATCATGTCCCTTCTCGCCTGCTTACAGGTAAAGAAGCTCGCGGTGCTCCCAGGGGATGCTGGGAGCTCGATCCTGCGGCTACCCCACTGGAACTTATTCACGCTACTACAGTGACTGTTCAAGAAACGGAAAATCGGGAAACATTTGTCAATGAAGGTACATCGGATATCGAATATGACGTGCGAGCTGTTAAAAGGCGCAAGAAAAATGGAGAGGAATCTGGAGCACCGGAGATAATTGATGTGGAGGATTATCTTCAAACTAACAGCAAGTGA